A genomic segment from Aegilops tauschii subsp. strangulata cultivar AL8/78 chromosome 1, Aet v6.0, whole genome shotgun sequence encodes:
- the LOC120966486 gene encoding uncharacterized protein — translation MLGDALEATRRSAPPTPLKQPPEWASGGNMGEKAFVMRVEEEDHPEEEDDTSDGDAGALVSCDHRARFSCNDLESSLSISPQLDHLTIHKGYLNGNGRHWDFEGSL, via the exons ATGCTCGGCGACGCACTCGAAGCCACCCGCCGCTCCGCGCCGCCCACGCCCCTCAAGCAGCCGCCGGAGTG GGCTAGCGGTGGCAACATGGGGGAGAAGGCCTTTGTGATGCGGGTCGAGGAGGAAGACCACCCGGAAGAGGAAGATGATACCAGTGATGGGGATGCCGGGGCTCTTGTGAGTTGTGACCACCGGGCGAGGTTCTCATGTAACGATCTCGAATCCAG TTTGTCAATATCACCTCAATTGGATCATCTGACAATTCATAAGGGTTATCTCAACGGAAATGGAAGACATTGGGATTTTGAGGGCAGCCTGTAA